In Vibrio tritonius, the following are encoded in one genomic region:
- a CDS encoding amino acid ABC transporter substrate-binding protein, protein MKNWLKALIASFAIVAASAQAATEVKVGMSGRYFPFTFVKQDKLQGFEVDLWNEIGKRNNYDVKFVTASFSGLFGLLETGRIDTISNQISITNERKAKYLFSDPYVIDGAQITVRKGNTSIKGIQDLAGKKVAVNLGSNFEQLLRKYDTDGKINIKTYDTGIEQDVVLGRSDAFVMDRLSALELIKKSGLPLQLAGSPFEKIENAWPFVNNAKGKKLQQEVNKALTAMRTDGTLSKISEKWFETDITK, encoded by the coding sequence ATGAAAAATTGGTTAAAAGCTTTGATTGCAAGCTTTGCAATTGTGGCAGCTAGCGCGCAAGCAGCAACCGAAGTAAAAGTAGGTATGTCAGGCCGCTATTTCCCGTTCACTTTCGTGAAACAGGATAAACTGCAAGGCTTTGAAGTTGACCTTTGGAATGAGATTGGTAAACGCAACAACTATGATGTCAAGTTTGTGACGGCAAGCTTCTCTGGATTATTTGGTTTATTAGAAACAGGTCGTATTGATACCATTTCCAATCAAATCTCTATTACTAATGAGCGTAAAGCAAAATACCTGTTCTCTGACCCGTACGTTATCGATGGTGCACAAATTACGGTACGTAAAGGTAATACCTCGATCAAGGGTATCCAAGATCTTGCAGGTAAGAAAGTGGCTGTTAACTTAGGTTCTAACTTTGAACAACTACTACGTAAATACGATACAGATGGCAAAATTAACATCAAAACGTATGATACTGGCATTGAACAAGATGTGGTTTTAGGTCGTTCTGATGCCTTTGTGATGGATCGTCTATCTGCTCTTGAATTGATTAAAAAGTCAGGCTTACCACTGCAACTTGCAGGTTCTCCTTTTGAAAAAATCGAAAACGCTTGGCCTTTCGTAAACAATGCTAAAGGCAAAAAACTTCAGCAAGAAGTGAACAAAGCTTTAACGGCAATGAGAACAGACGGTACACTAA